Proteins from a genomic interval of Siniperca chuatsi isolate FFG_IHB_CAS linkage group LG10, ASM2008510v1, whole genome shotgun sequence:
- the si:dkey-32e6.3 gene encoding uncharacterized protein si:dkey-32e6.3 — MAGFGENSGRQAEEHDGTNSRNVPEPVCGTGDPAVTVPRGLWSSNRDQRKKLILHIDLNNTILVSDAVTGQGTLAALDYFLTTVTWGKMSKHGKWEWLSDSPSLLPPCDDAVSYYSQFGRIPGFTSAAGRRFRGVLDEHLALLRWPEGIQGDRQLAVKGEDGRLYHWILPSFFQLIKDLVQEGREFAILFRTFGSDLPRVLKAVCRALNEGAHPLFPDLPDLKLSVNMTPGKIRCSKRGIVLSRAEDRVSTCDGERGLYQYLSSVQGLGGFQDHFDWWAANTFSIRGGKPLWVDPFDQNVQHIFIDDNIRQNDEDTIVHPKVFLDPGGAETRTACTSELYDITLVQNDLLRAISDPSHFTQRVHICLENYERNLQQGAG, encoded by the exons ATGGCGGGATTCGGTGAGAACAGCGGCCGCCAAGCTGAAGAACATGAcgggacaaacagcagaaatgtCCCCGAGCCTGTGTGTGGGACAGGTGACCCCGCGGTGACTGTCCCTCGGGGGCTGTGGTCCTCAAATCGTGACCAGAGGAAAAAGTTAATCCTGCATATCGACCTCAACAACACCATACTGGTGTCGGACGCCGTGACTGGTCAGGGGACTTTAGCTGCTCTGGACTATTTCCTCACAACTGTCACCTGGGGAAAGATGAGCAAACACG GAAAGTGGGAATGGCTGAGCGACTCTCCCTCCCTGCTCCCACCGTGTGATGATGCCGTTAGTTACTACTCTCAGTTTGGACGGATACCAGGTTTCACCTCGGCTGCTGGGCGACGTTTCCGTGGGGTTCTGGATGAGCATCTGGCTCTTCTCCGCTGGCCCGAGGGCATCCAG ggagacagacagctCGCTGTAAAAGGAGAGGATGGACGACTGTACCACTGGATCCTCCCCTCCTTCTTCCAGCTGATCAAAGACCTGGTGCAGGAAGGAAGGGAGTTTGCCATCCTTTTTCGTACGTTTGGAAGCGACCTACCTCGTGTGCTGAAGGCTGTATGCAGAGCACTGAATGAAGGGGCTCATCCACTGTTCCCTGATCTGCCTGATCTCAAG TTAAGTGTGAATATGACTCCGGGCAAGATCCGCTGCAGCAAGAGGGGAATCGTGCTTAGCCGAGCTGAGGACCGCGTGTCGACTTGTGATGGAGAAAGAGGCCTTTACCAGTACTTGAGCTCAGTCCAGGGCCTGGGAGGATTTCAGGACCACTTTGACTG GTGGGCTGCTAATACCTTCTCCATCCGTGGGGGGAAGCCATTGTGGGTCGACCCTTTTGACCAAAATGTTCAGCACATTTTCATAGATGACAACATACGACAGAACGACGAGGATACCATAGTTCATCCCAAG gtTTTCTTGGACCCAGGTGGCGCTGAGACTCGTACAGCCTGCACGTCTGAGCTCTATGATATCACGCTGGTCCAGAACGACCTCCTCCGGGCCATTTCTGACCCAAGCCACTTCACTCAGCGTGTCCACATCTGCCTGGAAAACTATGAAAGGAATCTCCAGCAGGGGGCAGGCTAG